In Thiovibrio frasassiensis, one DNA window encodes the following:
- a CDS encoding PilZ domain-containing protein, which produces MEESEVEIVRDAGAVGRVFEQMLERRKTLSIVQHGHRSDAWVVKVSSARLILAKRDKGSKFTTEEVEFQFRDVLGRNIVGKSRIFRLKDDYLELALPAEISIIQRRHAYRVVPTAESMAIFLTASKWLLAGRIDDLSSNGVLVRLPQATPVVVPSDIKAVSLQLNHAVPADEYGAPARVESQLVRLETATIARKADNGTTKFASYGIHFIPPSAGERQLAQMILMFERAARQKGLSA; this is translated from the coding sequence ATGGAAGAGTCTGAAGTTGAGATTGTTCGGGATGCGGGGGCTGTCGGCCGGGTCTTCGAGCAGATGCTGGAACGGCGCAAAACCCTGAGCATTGTCCAGCATGGGCATCGCAGCGATGCCTGGGTGGTCAAGGTCTCATCCGCGCGGTTGATCCTGGCCAAGCGGGATAAGGGTTCGAAATTCACCACCGAGGAGGTGGAGTTTCAGTTTCGTGATGTGCTTGGCCGCAATATCGTCGGCAAGAGCCGGATTTTTCGCTTGAAGGATGACTATTTGGAGCTTGCGCTTCCGGCGGAGATTTCCATCATCCAGCGGCGGCATGCCTACCGGGTAGTGCCCACTGCCGAGAGTATGGCCATCTTTCTGACCGCCAGCAAATGGTTGCTCGCCGGCCGGATTGACGACCTCAGCTCCAACGGGGTCCTGGTCCGATTGCCGCAGGCAACCCCGGTGGTGGTGCCCAGCGATATTAAGGCGGTCTCTCTCCAGCTCAACCATGCGGTGCCTGCAGACGAATACGGGGCGCCGGCAAGGGTGGAGAGCCAGCTGGTTAGGCTTGAAACCGCAACCATTGCCAGAAAGGCCGATAACGGCACGACGAAATTCGCCAGTTACGGTATCCATTTCATCCCGCCCAGCGCTGGGGAGCGGCAACTGGCGCAGATGATCCTCATGTTCGAACGGGCCGCCCGGCAGAAGGGGCTCAGCGCCTAA
- a CDS encoding peptide chain release factor 3, with translation MSSLLEKEIKRRRTFGIISHPDAGKTTLTEKLLLFGGAIQMAGAVKSRKTDNHAVSDWMAIEKERGISVTTSVMQFNYRDFEVNLLDTPGHKDFSEDTYRVLTAVDSALMVIDSAKGVEAQTEKLMEVCRMRNTPVITFINKLDREGREPLDILSEIEEKLQIECTPLTWPIGMGKGFKGVYNIMRQELNLFTPSKDRRPQDSIMVKDLDDPLLEQMLGSYADRLREDLELLAGAASPFDHKEYLKASQTPVFFGSAVNNFGVKELLDAFVELAPPPGPRATTTRMVSPDEEAFSGFTFKIQANMNPAHRDRIAFFRICSGKFTKGMKVMHHRLGKEVALANATIFMAQDRTNVEEAWPGDIIGIHNHGTIKIGDTFSDKEPLKFTGIPNFAPEHFRRVLIKNPLKIKQLNKGLVQLAEEGAVQLFRPTMGSDYILGAVGVLQFEVTMARLKAEYGVDAVYEPVSYATARWIDCEDRKKLDAFKSKNLAHLALDAEGHLAYLAESEWRLGRVQELFPEIVFRKTREHS, from the coding sequence ATGAGCAGTCTATTGGAAAAAGAAATCAAGCGGCGCCGGACCTTTGGCATCATCAGTCATCCCGATGCGGGCAAGACCACCCTTACGGAAAAGCTCCTGCTCTTTGGCGGGGCCATCCAGATGGCCGGGGCGGTCAAGTCGCGCAAAACCGACAACCATGCGGTCAGCGACTGGATGGCGATCGAGAAGGAGCGGGGCATTTCGGTGACCACCTCGGTGATGCAGTTCAACTACCGCGACTTTGAGGTCAACCTGCTGGACACCCCCGGGCATAAGGATTTTTCCGAGGATACCTACCGGGTACTCACCGCGGTGGACAGCGCCCTGATGGTCATCGACAGCGCCAAGGGGGTCGAGGCCCAGACCGAGAAGCTCATGGAAGTGTGCCGGATGCGCAATACCCCGGTGATCACCTTCATCAACAAGCTGGACCGCGAGGGCCGCGAGCCTCTCGATATCCTGAGCGAGATTGAGGAGAAGCTGCAGATCGAGTGTACCCCCCTTACCTGGCCCATCGGCATGGGTAAGGGCTTCAAGGGGGTGTATAATATCATGCGCCAGGAGCTGAATCTCTTCACCCCCAGCAAGGACCGGCGGCCCCAAGACTCCATCATGGTCAAGGACCTGGATGACCCTCTTTTGGAGCAGATGTTGGGCAGCTATGCAGACCGGCTCCGCGAGGACCTCGAACTCCTGGCCGGGGCGGCCAGCCCCTTTGACCACAAGGAATATCTCAAGGCCAGCCAGACGCCGGTCTTCTTCGGCAGCGCCGTCAACAACTTCGGGGTGAAAGAGCTGCTGGACGCCTTTGTCGAGCTGGCCCCGCCGCCCGGACCCCGCGCCACCACGACCCGCATGGTTTCCCCGGACGAAGAAGCCTTTTCCGGTTTCACCTTTAAGATCCAGGCCAACATGAACCCGGCCCACCGCGACCGGATCGCCTTTTTCCGCATCTGTTCCGGCAAGTTCACCAAGGGCATGAAGGTCATGCACCACCGGCTCGGCAAGGAGGTCGCCCTGGCCAACGCCACCATCTTCATGGCCCAGGACCGTACCAATGTGGAGGAGGCCTGGCCCGGCGACATTATCGGCATCCACAACCATGGGACCATCAAGATCGGCGACACCTTCTCCGACAAGGAGCCCCTCAAGTTCACCGGCATCCCCAATTTTGCGCCCGAGCATTTTCGGCGGGTGCTGATCAAGAATCCGCTTAAGATCAAGCAGCTGAACAAGGGGCTGGTGCAGCTGGCCGAGGAAGGCGCGGTGCAGCTCTTTCGACCGACCATGGGCAGCGACTATATTCTCGGCGCGGTGGGGGTTTTGCAGTTTGAGGTGACCATGGCCCGACTCAAGGCGGAATACGGGGTGGACGCGGTGTATGAGCCGGTGAGCTATGCGACTGCCCGTTGGATCGACTGCGAGGACCGCAAGAAGCTCGATGCGTTCAAGAGCAAGAACCTGGCCCATCTGGCCCTGGACGCCGAGGGGCATCTGGCCTATCTGGCGGAAAGCGAATGGCGGTTGGGCAGGGTCCAGGAGTTGTTTCCGGAGATCGTCTTCCGCAAGACCCGCGAGCACAGCTGA
- the pta gene encoding phosphate acetyltransferase: protein MAQSVYIVAIGPQSGKSVVALGIMELLSRRLRRVGYFRPIIPSHAAADNNLQLIKLRYRLAFDYDEMFALSHDEAQHLTAEGRTDQILKTILNKYRQLESKCDFILCEGTDFSGLSLPFEFEFNAEVVNNLGCTIMLLLNCHNKSPADILDALHVAQDSFLKKGCTILASVVNRVDPLLMGTVREKLTEYGQGAGPVYILPEEPFLGKPTVGEIAKALDAQILMCDPEEMNREVSDFKVAAMNLPHFLDHLVEGDLIIAPGDRSDIILGSLAANFSSTYPSIAGLLLSGGFVPDPQISLLLQGLSYRGTVPIISVQTDTYTTAMNASAVPPMLTPENDRKIAAALGLFETHIDLAELEGRISLIKSTRVTPLMFEYNLVEMAQKQRQHIVLPEGAEERILRASEMLTRRGVAQITLLGDPAEIRSTASNLGLSLSGIEIIDPLTSALRTDFAQTYFALRQHKGITEKTAFDTVGDVNYFGTMMIHKGLADGMVSGAVHTTGDTIRPALQIIRTQPDVSLVSSVFLMCLADRVLVYGDCAVNPEPNAQQLAEIAISSAQTAKLYGIDPLVAMCSYATGASGKGADVDKVREATRIAKELRPELKIEGPIQYDAAVDAGVAKTKLPESQVAGKATVFIFPDLNTGNNLYKAVQRSANAVAIGPVLQGLNKPVNDLSRGCTVPDIVNTVAITAIQAQAARTSQGKTP, encoded by the coding sequence ATGGCCCAAAGCGTGTACATCGTGGCAATCGGCCCCCAGAGCGGCAAATCCGTGGTCGCCCTCGGCATTATGGAGCTCTTGTCCCGCCGTTTGCGCCGGGTCGGCTACTTTCGTCCCATCATTCCCTCGCATGCGGCCGCAGACAACAACCTGCAATTGATCAAATTACGGTACCGCCTTGCCTTTGACTACGATGAAATGTTCGCCCTCTCCCACGACGAGGCGCAGCATCTTACCGCCGAAGGGCGCACCGACCAGATCCTCAAAACCATTCTCAACAAGTACCGGCAGCTGGAAAGCAAGTGCGATTTTATCCTCTGCGAGGGCACCGATTTCAGCGGCCTTTCCCTGCCCTTTGAGTTCGAGTTCAACGCCGAGGTGGTGAACAACCTGGGCTGCACTATCATGTTGCTCTTGAACTGCCACAACAAATCCCCGGCAGACATCCTCGACGCCCTGCATGTAGCCCAAGATTCCTTCCTCAAGAAGGGGTGCACCATCCTGGCCAGCGTGGTCAACCGGGTCGACCCCCTGCTCATGGGGACGGTACGGGAAAAATTAACCGAATACGGCCAGGGCGCAGGGCCGGTATATATCCTGCCGGAGGAACCGTTTTTAGGCAAACCAACGGTGGGGGAGATCGCCAAGGCTCTCGACGCCCAGATTCTCATGTGCGATCCGGAAGAGATGAACCGCGAGGTGTCCGACTTCAAGGTGGCGGCCATGAATCTGCCCCATTTTCTCGACCATCTGGTGGAAGGCGACCTGATCATCGCGCCGGGCGACCGTTCGGATATCATCCTCGGCAGTCTGGCCGCCAACTTCTCCAGCACCTACCCGAGCATCGCCGGCTTGCTCCTCTCGGGCGGCTTCGTTCCGGACCCCCAGATTTCCCTGCTTCTTCAGGGCTTGAGCTACCGCGGCACTGTCCCCATCATCAGCGTGCAGACCGACACCTATACCACGGCCATGAACGCCAGCGCCGTACCTCCCATGCTGACCCCGGAAAACGACCGCAAGATTGCCGCCGCCCTGGGTCTTTTTGAGACACATATCGACCTGGCCGAGCTGGAAGGGAGGATCTCCCTTATAAAATCCACGCGGGTCACGCCGCTGATGTTCGAATACAACCTGGTGGAGATGGCCCAGAAGCAACGGCAACACATCGTCCTGCCCGAAGGCGCGGAGGAACGGATTCTGCGAGCCAGCGAGATGCTTACCCGGCGCGGGGTGGCACAGATCACCCTGCTGGGCGACCCCGCCGAGATTCGCTCCACGGCCAGCAATCTCGGCCTCAGCCTATCGGGCATCGAAATTATTGATCCGCTCACCTCCGCTTTGCGCACAGACTTTGCCCAAACCTATTTCGCGCTCCGCCAGCACAAGGGGATTACCGAAAAGACCGCCTTTGACACGGTGGGGGACGTCAACTACTTTGGCACCATGATGATCCACAAGGGGTTGGCCGACGGCATGGTTTCCGGGGCGGTGCACACCACCGGCGACACCATCCGCCCTGCTCTGCAGATCATCCGCACCCAGCCGGATGTTTCTCTTGTTTCCAGCGTCTTCCTGATGTGCCTTGCCGACCGGGTCCTGGTCTACGGCGACTGCGCGGTAAACCCAGAGCCCAACGCCCAGCAGCTGGCGGAGATCGCCATAAGTTCGGCGCAAACCGCCAAGCTCTATGGCATTGACCCCCTGGTCGCCATGTGCTCCTATGCCACGGGTGCCTCGGGCAAGGGCGCCGATGTGGACAAGGTGCGCGAGGCAACCCGGATCGCGAAAGAACTTCGGCCTGAGCTCAAGATCGAGGGACCGATCCAGTACGATGCCGCCGTGGACGCCGGGGTGGCGAAAACCAAGCTGCCGGAGAGCCAGGTGGCGGGCAAGGCCACGGTCTTCATCTTCCCGGATCTGAACACCGGCAACAACCTGTACAAGGCGGTACAGCGCTCGGCCAACGCCGTGGCCATCGGCCCGGTGCTCCAGGGGTTGAACAAGCCGGTCAACGACCTGAGCCGGGGCTGCACGGTGCCCGACATCGTCAACACCGTGGCCATCACCGCCATCCAGGCCCAGGCCGCCCGTACAAGCCAAGGAAAAACTCCATGA
- a CDS encoding acetate/propionate family kinase: MKVLVLNSGSSSIKYQLFDMRDESVLAAGSIEQIGEPGSHLSYALPTGQPEMKKAVQTLPVPDHHQGFQRIAAVLKETGALANPGELHAIGHRVVHGGEQFQKPARVTPAVLSAIRELIPLAPLHNPANLLGIEVALESAPLVPQVAVFDTAFHQSLPSHAYRYAIPKKLYEAHQVRRYGFHGTSHYYVAKKAAEFLGKPLDSLNLISLHLGNGASAAAIQQGICIDTSMGFTPLEGLIMGTRCGDLDPAIIFYLVRETGLSAGEIETILNKESGLKGICGANDMRAVGELAERGNPEAQLAIRMYCYRIKKYIGAYHAVLGRLDGLIFTGGIGENADFIRAGCCEGLDHLGLEMNNGANRERRLGCAALESGTSRVKILVIPTNEELEIAEQTVTCLSSS, translated from the coding sequence ATGAAGGTTCTGGTGCTCAATTCCGGCAGCTCATCCATCAAGTATCAGCTGTTCGACATGCGGGACGAATCGGTATTGGCCGCTGGCAGCATCGAACAGATCGGCGAACCGGGCAGCCACCTCAGTTACGCGCTCCCGACGGGCCAGCCCGAGATGAAAAAAGCGGTCCAAACCCTGCCGGTTCCCGATCATCACCAGGGCTTTCAACGCATCGCCGCAGTCCTGAAGGAAACCGGAGCCCTTGCCAACCCCGGAGAACTCCATGCCATCGGCCACCGGGTCGTGCACGGCGGGGAACAGTTCCAGAAACCCGCCCGGGTGACCCCGGCAGTCCTCAGCGCGATCCGGGAGTTGATCCCTTTGGCTCCGCTGCACAATCCGGCCAACCTCCTCGGGATAGAGGTCGCCCTGGAAAGCGCGCCCTTGGTGCCTCAGGTTGCCGTGTTTGACACCGCCTTCCATCAATCCTTGCCCAGCCACGCCTACCGCTACGCCATTCCCAAAAAGCTCTACGAAGCGCATCAGGTCCGCCGCTACGGCTTCCACGGGACCTCCCACTACTATGTGGCAAAAAAAGCGGCGGAGTTTCTGGGAAAACCGCTTGACTCCCTCAATCTGATCAGCCTGCATCTCGGCAACGGGGCAAGTGCCGCAGCCATCCAGCAGGGAATTTGCATCGATACCTCCATGGGGTTCACCCCTCTAGAAGGATTGATCATGGGCACCCGCTGCGGGGATCTTGACCCGGCAATCATCTTTTATCTCGTGCGGGAAACCGGTCTTTCCGCCGGCGAGATCGAGACAATCCTCAACAAGGAAAGCGGCCTCAAAGGAATTTGCGGGGCCAACGACATGCGCGCGGTGGGCGAGCTGGCAGAAAGGGGCAATCCGGAGGCGCAGCTTGCCATCCGCATGTACTGTTACCGGATCAAGAAATACATCGGCGCCTACCATGCGGTGCTGGGACGGCTGGACGGGCTGATCTTTACCGGCGGCATCGGGGAAAACGCCGATTTTATCCGGGCAGGGTGCTGCGAAGGCCTTGACCATCTGGGCTTGGAGATGAATAATGGGGCAAATCGAGAACGGCGTCTGGGATGTGCCGCTCTGGAGAGCGGAACGAGCCGGGTGAAAATCTTGGTTATTCCCACCAATGAAGAGTTGGAGATTGCCGAACAGACGGTCACCTGTCTGAGCAGCAGCTAA
- a CDS encoding substrate-binding periplasmic protein — protein MPDKTIAAKIIFLLSSCLLLSLTGCSLHKSVQPSWENGVLRVGVTPNYPCLIHKAAGTGVISGFEAEAAALLAKRLHSRLQFVELEWGEQIPALERKEIDIVMSAMSITEMRKIRVAFSEPYLTISQMALTTKEGEEKFPSVQAILASRTAIGVEKGTTGDVFVQRYCPTAEPFFFSSPDAAVQALRDKRIELYIDDGPILGAYAAANEDEGLVLLKTPLTKEELAWAVRRDDQSLLKKVNFALETWKEDGTLEKLLKKWLPAEN, from the coding sequence ATGCCTGACAAGACCATTGCCGCAAAAATCATCTTTCTGCTGAGCAGCTGTTTGCTCCTCAGCCTTACCGGGTGCAGCTTGCACAAAAGCGTCCAGCCCTCTTGGGAAAACGGGGTCCTGCGGGTCGGGGTTACCCCGAATTATCCCTGCCTTATTCATAAGGCCGCGGGGACGGGCGTAATTTCCGGATTTGAAGCCGAAGCCGCCGCGTTACTGGCCAAACGGTTACACAGCCGGCTCCAGTTTGTTGAGCTGGAATGGGGCGAGCAGATCCCCGCCCTGGAACGCAAGGAGATTGACATTGTCATGTCCGCCATGTCCATCACAGAGATGCGTAAAATCCGAGTGGCCTTCAGCGAACCGTACCTCACCATCAGCCAAATGGCCCTGACCACCAAGGAGGGGGAAGAAAAGTTTCCCTCCGTCCAGGCAATTCTTGCCTCCCGCACCGCCATCGGCGTAGAAAAGGGAACCACCGGAGATGTCTTTGTCCAGCGCTATTGCCCCACAGCGGAACCGTTTTTCTTCTCCTCGCCGGATGCGGCCGTGCAAGCCCTCCGCGACAAGCGCATCGAGCTGTACATCGACGACGGCCCGATCCTCGGCGCCTATGCCGCCGCAAACGAGGACGAGGGGCTGGTCCTGCTCAAGACTCCTTTGACCAAGGAAGAGCTTGCCTGGGCGGTCCGCCGGGATGATCAGTCTCTGCTCAAAAAGGTGAACTTTGCCTTGGAGACATGGAAAGAAGATGGGACCCTCGAGAAACTCCTGAAAAAATGGCTGCCCGCTGAGAACTGA
- the glk gene encoding glucokinase, translating into MGYFLAGDLGGTKTILALYSTTGDGYCLVREQRFASSDYGDFSGIIADFLRGPEESPQVAVFGVAGPVVGGRVRMTNLGWLIDQEALRDRFRFAEVLVLNDLVAVAESVTILPPEDLLVVNCGTPVPQGSMAVLAPGTGLGEAYLCWSGTGYAAYPSEGGHADFAPTSEMEEALLSFLRAAHGHVSYELVCSGKGIPNIYRYLTEGAGMQVPPELAAALADVPDMTPVIVAQAQEKDGGVARLTLEIFFAILAAEAGNMALKFLATGGLYLGGGMLPKLLPVFDPKRFMARFVGKGRMAGILSSIPVRMIMAERAGLHGAALTAFRVLQK; encoded by the coding sequence ATGGGTTATTTTCTGGCAGGTGATCTGGGCGGGACAAAAACCATTTTGGCCCTGTATAGCACAACAGGTGATGGGTATTGCCTGGTCAGGGAACAGCGCTTCGCCAGCAGCGATTATGGCGATTTCTCCGGAATAATCGCTGATTTTCTCCGCGGCCCTGAGGAGTCTCCGCAGGTGGCGGTCTTTGGCGTGGCCGGGCCGGTGGTCGGCGGGCGGGTCCGGATGACCAACCTGGGCTGGCTCATTGATCAGGAGGCCTTGCGGGATCGGTTCCGGTTTGCCGAGGTTCTTGTCCTGAACGATCTGGTGGCCGTGGCCGAGTCGGTGACGATTTTGCCGCCGGAAGATCTTTTGGTGGTAAATTGCGGGACCCCTGTCCCCCAAGGCAGCATGGCGGTCCTTGCCCCCGGGACAGGGCTTGGCGAAGCCTATCTTTGCTGGAGCGGCACGGGCTATGCCGCCTACCCATCGGAGGGAGGGCATGCCGATTTTGCCCCCACCTCGGAGATGGAGGAAGCGCTGCTTTCCTTTTTGCGGGCGGCACACGGCCATGTGAGCTACGAGCTGGTCTGTTCCGGAAAAGGAATCCCGAATATCTATCGCTATCTGACCGAAGGGGCAGGGATGCAGGTCCCCCCCGAGTTAGCGGCGGCATTGGCCGATGTGCCTGATATGACACCGGTTATTGTGGCTCAGGCCCAGGAAAAAGATGGCGGGGTTGCCCGCCTGACCCTGGAGATTTTTTTTGCAATTCTCGCAGCCGAGGCGGGCAACATGGCCCTCAAGTTTCTTGCCACCGGGGGGCTCTATCTGGGGGGCGGCATGCTGCCCAAGCTTCTTCCCGTCTTTGATCCGAAGCGATTCATGGCGCGCTTTGTCGGTAAAGGGCGCATGGCCGGGATCCTTTCCTCTATCCCGGTTAGGATGATCATGGCGGAGAGAGCGGGTCTTCATGGCGCTGCCCTGACCGCTTTTCGGGTTTTACAAAAATAG
- a CDS encoding methyl-accepting chemotaxis protein, translated as MKRWFDSLSLRVKLFVLVGFVALSMVSSVGIAQYIIQRVQIGGAMYTGIELKMDYIDKVARIRLNLNLLNSILKGQIMEYDPETLSGLKTTSKKFEEAIVEMQGSLVKPESKKLYCGSCHAVDVASDVVASYEELAASWPKMDEIINKKILPSLEKGDKANALEAFDGEFFEKYYSLMGSTKTAVDQLRGGQEATKAEAMAEVKKFGLFFIVGGAISLLVVCLFAFFVVQMLVHSINAIVSDLDESADRISEEAQATASTSQMVAEMASEMAASLEETSASLEEITAMVQQNDTNSHEANSSMKQNESIGSRANVNVAAMQISMQNIKKDSDEIASIIREIEAIAFQTNLLALNAAVEAARAGEQGQGFAVVADEVRNLAQRTAKSARSSSDLIERAIGNVNDGLQKVNEVVAESKDVVDGSRKVAILVEEISTASHEQTQGVLQINKAVTEMDTGTQQMAANAEELAAASEAVTAQTMMLRDNIGHLTRLVEGGKGSD; from the coding sequence ATGAAAAGATGGTTTGACAGCTTGAGCCTGCGGGTAAAACTTTTTGTTCTGGTCGGGTTTGTTGCGTTGTCCATGGTCTCAAGCGTTGGGATTGCTCAGTACATCATCCAGCGGGTGCAGATCGGTGGTGCGATGTATACCGGGATCGAACTCAAGATGGACTATATCGACAAGGTCGCTCGCATCCGCCTCAACCTCAACCTTCTCAACAGCATCCTCAAGGGCCAGATCATGGAGTACGATCCGGAAACCTTGAGTGGCCTCAAAACCACCAGTAAGAAGTTTGAGGAGGCCATTGTCGAAATGCAGGGTAGCCTCGTCAAGCCGGAAAGCAAAAAATTGTATTGCGGCTCTTGTCATGCTGTGGATGTAGCCTCGGATGTGGTTGCCTCCTATGAAGAGCTGGCCGCTTCCTGGCCGAAGATGGACGAGATCATCAACAAAAAGATCCTGCCCTCCCTGGAAAAAGGGGACAAGGCCAATGCCCTGGAGGCCTTTGACGGGGAATTTTTTGAAAAGTATTACAGCCTGATGGGAAGCACCAAGACTGCGGTTGATCAGTTGCGCGGAGGGCAGGAAGCCACCAAGGCCGAGGCCATGGCTGAGGTGAAGAAGTTCGGTCTCTTCTTCATCGTTGGCGGGGCGATCTCCCTTTTGGTTGTTTGTTTGTTCGCCTTTTTTGTCGTGCAGATGCTGGTCCACTCCATCAACGCCATTGTCAGCGATCTGGACGAGAGCGCCGACCGCATCTCCGAAGAGGCACAGGCGACGGCAAGCACCTCTCAAATGGTGGCGGAAATGGCCTCGGAGATGGCCGCCTCGCTGGAAGAGACCAGTGCTTCCCTGGAAGAGATCACTGCCATGGTCCAGCAGAATGACACCAATTCCCATGAGGCCAATTCCTCGATGAAACAGAATGAATCGATTGGTTCCAGGGCAAATGTCAATGTCGCGGCGATGCAGATTTCCATGCAGAACATCAAGAAGGATAGTGACGAGATCGCTTCCATCATCCGTGAGATCGAAGCGATCGCCTTCCAGACCAATCTTCTCGCCTTGAATGCGGCGGTGGAAGCGGCCAGGGCCGGGGAACAGGGTCAAGGTTTTGCCGTGGTTGCCGATGAGGTGCGCAATCTTGCGCAACGCACCGCCAAATCGGCAAGAAGCTCCAGTGATCTGATTGAGCGGGCCATCGGCAATGTCAATGATGGGTTGCAGAAGGTGAATGAGGTCGTGGCGGAATCCAAGGATGTGGTGGATGGCTCCCGGAAGGTGGCTATCCTGGTGGAGGAGATCTCTACCGCGTCCCATGAGCAGACCCAGGGAGTGCTCCAGATCAACAAGGCCGTAACCGAGATGGACACCGGCACCCAGCAGATGGCGGCCAATGCCGAGGAACTGGCCGCAGCCTCCGAGGCGGTCACCGCTCAGACCATGATGCTCCGTGACAATATTGGACATCTCACCCGACTGGTTGAGGGGGGTAAGGGTTCAGACTGA